The following proteins are co-located in the Nomia melanderi isolate GNS246 chromosome 1, iyNomMela1, whole genome shotgun sequence genome:
- the LOC116426743 gene encoding integrator complex subunit 12 — protein MSQLELDPQFTQGLHLLHSTNKDSAEQLRVLLDEAIKQKYGPSKMLSNVLHKKYMMEEPVLSDHSSSSSSKKSKSSGSSSKHSSKSSKNSSPVNLPTRDTPPDIMQSDNTLALEILEDDLTCVICKGMDVGARNRLVECLECHSLYHQECHVPHILDSQIDVPGLVWYCSNCSKSQISKERSSPKTVIESKSKEQKKSNSSSGNKVTPNIHIISADRRLKDMMKKAKQDKRSTNNSQSSKNSNSLPALSSTKSQEKSLLYKIKSGVE, from the exons ATGTCACAGTTAGAGCTAGATCCTCAATTTACTCAAGGTTTACATCTTCTACATTCCACTAATAAAGATTCAGCAGAACAGCTGCGAGTACTTTTAGACGAGGCGATTAAACAAAAGTATGGACCATCGAAAATGTTGTCAAATGTCTTGCACAAAAAG TATATGATGGAGGAACCGGTGTTAAGCGACCATAGCAGCAGCAGTAGTAGTAAGAAAAGCAAAAGCTCTGGATCCTCTTCTAAACATTCGAGTAAATCCAGTAAAAATAGTTCACCTGTGAATCTGCCAACACGTGACACACCACCAGATATTATGCAGTCCGATAACACGTTGgcattagaaatattagaagatGATCTGACTTGTGTTATATGCAAAGGAATGGATGTTGGAGCTAGGAATAGACTTGTAGAGTGCTTGGAATGTCATTCTTTGTATCATCAAGAGTGTCATGTTCCACACATTCTAGACTCGCAAATAGATGTTCCAGGACTCGTGTGGTATTGCTCAAATTGTTCAAAATCTCAG ATCTCAAAAGAAAGGAGCTCACCAAAAACAGTGATAGAAAGCAAATCCAAGGAACAAAAAAAATCTAATTCAA GCAGTGGAAATAAAGTGACAcctaatattcatataataagTGCAGACAGAAGATTAAAAGACATGATGAAGAAAGCAAAACAGGATAAACGAAGTACAAATAATAGTCAAAGTTCAAAGAACTCGAACAGTTTGCCAGCACTATCTTCAACGAAATCTCAGGAAAAGTCcctattatacaaaataaaatcggGTGTAGAATGA
- the PlexB gene encoding plexin B: MCFVKYCSHNMRFLGFVSFSTSPMVPLSSKLLLQSHRLSFSSMSIATWFLVVLVTAAIDTPTSTAPPVQENKSLHVIAQFPAGDGQRYGFYPLDPNTTREGALRFNHLSIDPVTGRLYAGAINRLLQLDSNLRLEEYVSTGPRMDNPQCHATGCPSRDITTSLMNNVNKLLIADIESQTLIACGSLLQGACEKYKMSNISIKPEFIPHSVAANDETSSTYAFIGPERYNAWGQTNILYVGTTFTNRGDYRHDVPAISSRNLHNLEFAEYTFNKQSIVYIDVKYRDHFLVKYVYGFNASDYAYFVLVQKKSFLPEEEERGYISRLARSCISDPNYDSYTEVTLECTVDLGDGKQHYYNLVQDAKVAPAGSDIAMQLGISVGDPIFVSVFSPSRNINNEPLSRSAICVYSLQDIEMKFNENIHMCFNGSIKYRNMGYISGPIQDGKCPTAGTTGNILNFCEVGLKISGSSPIVGQAILHFPDEFITSITIANTESHTVAFLGTNEGVLKKVLLSGTEAFVYESIVIDKGNTIMPDSLISPDGEHIYILSSSKISKVQVEHCSSYTNCSSCLDAKDPYCGWCSLEKRCTVRGNCQKASHSSPRWLSLGTGQQCIDFEQVLPDRMPINQMTTVHLTIRTLPELPAGANYKCVFGNAEPIDALMTVFGLSCPTPPVMERPNISEGADHVLVPLSVRSSETNKDFVSRNFAFFDCSRHTVCTECVKSQWPCSWCVYDNKCTHNTSCQGIISGENNQAHLAAHGVQYCPRFVQRKEPLMLPNSVPKEIVLEVENLPHPQVGHSGFQCIVSIEGANLKVQARVDSSRFIVCDKTVYSYEAVTGEYEAEVTVVWNINHHVDKTTIKLYKCEVLGSHREHADCSLCVTRDVRFECTWCGNSCVYRHSCLHSPFTECPKPRIDMIKPLSGPIEGGTLVTIEGSNLGLKESDVEGKIHIGNTSCALVDYEVSVRIVCRTGRHEATDTASVVVGNDAGYTDSGVLFNYKDIHLSGVYPSVGPQSGGTQLAITGMYLNIGSTISAYLDELPCHVNATQASSTRLTCVTSKSDRVRRVERLTLSIDGANRTLVGNPYNYTHDPTIMEIKPLTSFASGGRMITVHGTNLDTIQKPEMEVYFDNEPLPVNRTVCTVLNPTQMECPSPSVAKRFMSLRRMRRAAVNGQSSPVQSLKLKESQLSLRIAFIMDNVESVRDLEKHFQNLRNRLLYVEDPKFLAFPRNIKLYKGDTLVIEGENLIFASDESDVNVTVGAMPCNVTSLASTQLVCIPPDQQPADTDELGIKTENGLPLVVVRVGRSLRFPIGHLRYEVIKSYPIPPEAIAGIAAGTFSLVFLFVLVLIIYRRKSTQAEREYKRIQIQMDTLESNVRMECKQAFAELQTDMTDLTADLESSGIPTLDHKNYIMKVFFPGVTHHPILNDPRSRSNVSRTNYDAAMIQFEQLINNKYFVLTFIETLEAQKDFNIRDKVNVASLLMVVLMGKMEYATDILMNLLLRLIEKAVNTKHPQLMLRRTESVVEKMLTNWMALCMYNYLKDYAGSSLFLLFKAIKHQIEKGPVDVITHDARYSLSEERLLREQIEHSIVTLHVVQDDLDEKIQCKVLDCDTINQVKSKILDALYKNTPFSLRPSVHDVDLEWRHGRGGHLTLQDEDLTTKCSGEWKKINTLAHYGVKESAVMSLIPRQNDGFSVACKPPCHNCKPSHYHHQQQPIHHHSHHHHLHRHANHCSSTHLPSTPNHNLISPIMYNHPVSGMYFESQHSPPIITANGDVESGHGGNQRLYHLVRPIEDSQYPPGMGFTGSKHHHPERTHKAIPEIFLTRLLSTKGTVQKFVDDFLNTILSANEALPSAVKWLFDLLDEAAKQHGIVDPEVPHAWKSNSLPLRFWVNFIKNPDFMFDINKSTTVDSSLSVIAQTFMDSCSMTEHRLGKDSPSNKLLFAKDIPHYREKVGRFYTDVQRLPQITDQEMSSAMQQLSASHANEFDVIAALKELYIYVSKYYEQILEALETDAGCRKLHLAHRLENVACTLEGEETSAC; the protein is encoded by the exons ATGTGCTTTGTAAAATACTGTTCACACAACATGAGATTCTTGGGATTTGTATCATTTTCGACTTCGCCTATGGTACCATTATCTTCTAAGCTGCTACTGCAGTCGCATCGATTGTCCTTTTCATCGATGTCTATTGCCACATGGTTTTTGGTAGTATTGGTAACTGCAGCCATAGATACACCAACGAGTACTGCTCCACCTGTACAAGAAAACAAATCTTTACATGTAATTGCACAATTTCCTGCGGGAGATGGTCAACGATATGGATTTTATCCTCTAGATCCGAATACAACGAGAGAAGGTGCCCTTCGATTTAATCACCTTTCTATAGACCCTGTTACAGGAAGACTGTATGCAGGTGCCATTAACAGATTACTACAGTTAGATTCTAATTTGAGACTGGAAGAATATGTTTCTACAG GACCAAGAATGGATAATCCTCAGTGTCATGCAACAGGCTGCCCTTCTAGGGACATAACAACATCTTTAATGAACAATGTGAACAAATTACTAATCGCCGACATTGAATCACAAACATTGATCGCTTGTGGTTCTCTCCTCCAAGGTGCTTGCGAAAAGTACAAAATGTCTAACATATCCATTAAGCCAGAGTTCATTCCCCATAGTGTAGCAGCTAATGACGAAACTTCCTCTACATATGCTTTTATTGGACCTGAAAGATACAATGCATGGGGTCAAACAAATATTCTTTATGTTGGCACTACATTTACTAATAGAGGAGACTATCGGCACGACGTGCCTGCCATTTCTAGCAGAAACTTGCACAATTTAGAGTTTGCTGAATATACATTTAACAAGCAGTCAATAGTATACATTGATGTTAAATATCGAGATCACTTTCTGGtcaaatatgtatatggttTCAATGCAAGCGATTACGCGTACTTTGTGTTGGTGCAAAAGAAGTCTTTTCTTCCCGAAGAAGAGGAACGAGGTTACATCTCCAGATTAGCTCGAAGTTGTATAAGTGATCCAAATTATGATAGTTACACGGAGGTGACATTGGAGTGCACTGTTGATCTCGGAGACGGGAAacaacattattataatttagtaCAAGATGCTAAGGTTGCACCAGCTGGGAGTGACATAGCTATGCAACTGGGAATTTCCGTCGGAGACCCTATCTTTGTGTCTGTATTTTCACCAagcagaaatataaataacgaaCCATTATCTCGTTCAGCCATTTGCGTGTACAGTTTGCaagatattgaaatgaaatttaatgaaaatatccaCATGTGTTTTAATGGTAGCatcaaatatagaaatatgGGTTATATCAGTGGTCCTATACAGGATGGGAAGTGTCCCACAGCAGGA ACAACAGGTAACATTTTAAACTTTTGCGAAGTGGGCTTGAAAATCTCTGGATCATCGCCAATCGTAGGACAAGCGATTTTGCATTTTCCCGACGAATTCATTACCTCTATTACAATAGCCAATACCGAAAGTCACACTGTAGCATTTCTGGGAACAAACGAAGGAGTTCTTAAAAAAGTTTTGCTCTCTGGAACTGAAGCATTTGTCTATGAAAGCATCGTGATCGATAAAGGGAATACAATAATGCCAGACAGTTTGATTTCACCTGACGGAGAAcacatttacattttatcaagttctaaaatttcaaaagttcaAGTAGAACATTGTAGTAGCTATACTAACTGTAGTAGCTGTCTCGACGCGAAGGATCCTTATTGTGGCTGGTGTTCTCTGGAGAAAAG ATGCACGGTCCGAGGGAATTGCCAAAAGGCGAGTCACAGTAGTCCAAGATGGCTTTCTCTAGGCACTGGCCAACAGTGCATTGATTTCGAACAAGTCCTCCCAGACCGCATGCCTATCAATCAAATGACCACAGTTCATTTGACTATCAGAACTCTGCCCGAGTTACCAGCAGGTGCTAACTATAAGTGCGTGTTTGGTAACGCGGAGCCCATCGACGCATTGATGACCGTTTTTGGATTATCGTGTCCCACACCGCCCGTTATGGAGAGACCTAATATATCTGAAGGGGCCGACCATGTCTTGGTACCGCTCTCTGTGCGTTCCAGTGAGACAAACAAAGATTTTGTTTCACGGAATTTTGCATTCTTTGATTGCTCTAGACACACGGTGTGCACTGAGTGCGTGAAATCTCAGTGGCCTTGCAGTTGGTGTGTATACGACAATAAATGTACACACAATACAAGCTGCCAGGGTATTATATCAGGGGAGAAT AATCAGGCCCATTTAGCTGCACACGGGGTACAGTATTGCCCAAGATTCGTTCAACGCAAGGAACCATTGATGTTACCGAACAGCGTTCCCAAAGAGATAGTACTCGAAGTAGAGAATCTGCCTCATCCTCAAGTTGGTCACAGCGGTTTCCAATGTATCGTTTCCATCGAAGGTGCCAATCTGAAAGTACAAGCCCGTGTCGACAGCAGTCGCTTCATAGTTTGCGATAAAACAGTCTACTCCTATGAGGCGGTTACTGGTGAATACGAGGCGGAGGTGACGGTCGTTTGGAACATAAATCATCATGTCGACAAGACTACCATTAAGCTCTATAAGTGTGAAGTGTTGGGTTCGCATCGCGAGCACGCAGACTGTTCCCTTTGTGTGACCAGGGACGTTCGTTTTGAATGTACTTGGTGCGGCAACAGTTGCGTGTACAGACATTCGTGTTTACATTCGCCGTTCACCGAATGTCCGAAACCAAGGATAGACATGATAAAGCCCCTCAGTGGACCGATCGAGGGTGGGACCTTGGTAACCATCGAAGGTAGTAACTTGGGATTAAAAGAGAGCGACGTGGAGGGAAAGATCCATATTGGTAACACGTCCTGCGCTCTGGTTGACTACGAAGTTTCCGTTCGCATAGTTTGCCGCACTGGTCGGCACGAGGCTACCGATACAGCGTCTGTAGTGGTTGGCAACGACGCCGGTTACACGGACAGCGGGGTGCTATTTAATTACAAGGACATACACTTGTCTGGTGTCTATCCGTCGGTTGGTCCGCAAAGTGGTGGCACGCAGCTCGCCATCACTGGCATGTATTTAAATATCGGCAGTACCATCTCAGCCTACTTGGACGAGCTACCGTGCCACGTGAACGCTACACAGGCAAGCAGTACGAGACTGACTTGTGTCACCAGCAAATCCGACCGAGTGAGAAGAGTGGAAAGACTGACGTTAAGCATAGACGGTGCGAACCGGACGTTAGTCGGCAACCCGTACAACTATACTCACGACCCTACGATCATGGAAATCAAACCGTTGACCAGCTTCGCTTCGGGCGGTCGTATGATCACTGTACACGGTACCAATCTGGACACCATACAGAAACCTGAAATGGAAGTTTACTTCGACAATGAACCGCTGCCAGTAAATAGAACAGTTTGCACTGTACTGAATCCTACTCAAATGGAGTGTCCTAGTCCTAGCGTTGCCAAGCGATTTATGTCTTTGAGACGCATGAGGCGAGCGGCCGTTAACGGTCAGAGTTCACCGGTGCAGTCGTTGAAACTGAAAGAATCTCAGTTGTCTCTGAGAATAGCATTCATCATGGACAACGTGGAGAGCGTGAGGGATTTGGAGAAGCATTTTCAAAATCTTAGGAACCGCTTGTTATACGTCGAGGATCCCAAGTTCCTCGCGTTTCCGCGGAACATTAAATTATACAAGGGCGACACGCTGGTCATCGAGGGGGAGAACTTGATTTTTGCCAGCGACGAGTCCGACGTGAACGTCACGGTGGGAGCGATGCCGTGTAACGTGACTTCGCTCGCTTCCACTCAGTTAGTCTGCATTCCACCCGACCAACAACCCGCGGACACGGACGAACTTGGGATTAAAACTGAGAACGGTTTGCCGCTGGTTGTGGTAAGAGTAGGGAGAAGTTTGCGCTTCCCTATCGGTCATCTGCGATACGAAGTAATTAAATCTTACCCAATTCCTCCGGAAGCAATCGCTGGTATCGCAGCCGGCACGTTCAGTCTTGTGTTTCTATTCGTTTTGGTGTTGATCATCTATAGAAGGAAAAGCACACAGGCAGAGAGAGAGTACAAGAGGATACAAATACAAATGGACACGCTCGAGAGCAACGTTAGGATGGAATGCAAACAAGCGTTCGCCGAGTTGCAAACAGACATGACCGATTTAACAGCCGATTTGGAATCTTCCGGTATCCCTACCTTGGATCACAAGAACTACATTATGAAAGTATTTTTTCCTGGCGTCACGCATCATCCGATATTGAATGATCCCAGATCTCGTAGCAACGTTTCTCGAACAAATTACGACGCGGCCATGATCCAGTTCGAACAACTGATTAACAATAAGTACTTTGTATTGACATTCATCGAAACTCTAGAGGCTCAAAAAGACTTTAACATTAGAGATAAAGTGAACGTTGCATCCTTACTTATGGTAGTTCTGATGGGCAAAATGGAGTACGCGACCGACATACTTATGAACCTTCTGCTGAGACTGATCGAAAAAGCCGTGAACACTAAACACCCACAGTTGATGTTGAGGAGGACGGAATCTGTGGTGGAGAAGATGCTCACGAACTGGATGGCGCTTTGTATGTACAATTACTTGAAAGACTATGCAGGTTCCTCGCTATTTTTACTTTTCAAGGCAATAAAACACCAGATAGAGAAAGGTCCTGTGGATGTGATAACCCACGACGCCAGATATTCTCTGTCCGAGGAGAGACTTCTTCGGGAGCAGATCGAGCATAGCATTGTCACCTTGCACGTCGTCCAGGATGATCTTGACGAGAAAATACAGTGCAAGGTTCTAGATTGTGATACTATAAACCAAGTGAAATCTAAGATCCTAGACGCTCTCTATAAGAATACTCCTTTCTCGCTAAGGCCGTCCGTTCACGATGTAGATTTGGAATGGAGACATGGCAGGGGTGGCCACTTGACCCTTCAGGACGAAGATCTGACGACGAAGTGCAGCGGAGAGTGGAAAAAGATAAACACTTTGGCACACTACGGTGTGAAAGAGTCGGCAGTGATGTCATTGATACCCAGGCAGAACGACGGGTTCTCTGTGGCGTGCAAACCACCATGTCACAATTGCAAGCCTTCTCATTACCATCATCAGCAGCAACCGATTCATCATCATTCGCACCACCATCATCTGCATCGTCACGCGAATCATTGTTCGTCCACGCATCTTCCATCCACACCTAATCACAATTTAATCAGTCCTATAATGTACAATCATCCTGTTAGCGGTATGTATTTCGAATCTCAGCACTCGCCGCCCATTATAACTGCGAACGGCGACGTTGAGAGCGGTCACGGTGGTAATCAACGACTATATCATTTAGTAAGGCCTATAGAAGACAGCCAGTACCCGCCGGGAATGGGTTTCACCGGAAGCAAACACCACCATCCGGAACGAACACACAAAGCCATACCGGAGATATTTTTAACGAGACTATTGTCGACGAAAGGCACCGTGCAGAAATTCGTCGACGATTTCCTGAACACGATACTGTCCGCGAACGAGGCGTTGCCCAGTGCTGTAAAATGGTTGTTCGATCTCCTCGACGAGGCCGCGAAGCAACACGGTATCGTGGACCCAGAAGTGCCCCACGCATGGAAATCGAACAGTTTACCGCTTAGATTTTgggtgaattttattaaaaatccagACTTCATGTTCGATATAAATAAATCGACGACAGTCGACTCGAGTCTTTCCGTCATAGCGCAAACATTCATGGACTCGTGTTCGATGACGGAGCACAGGCTAGGAAAGGATTCGCCCTCTAACAAGTTACTTTTTGCGAAAGACATACCGCACTATCGGGAAAAAGTTGGTCGGTTTTATACAGATGTACAGAGACTACCGCAAATTACTGATCAAGAAATGTCTAGTGCCATGCAACAGTTAAGTGCGTCGCATGCAAACGAGTTCGATGTGATCGCGGCGCTAAAGGAACTTTACATCTATGTCAGCAAGTATTATGAACAA ATCCTAGAGGCCTTGGAGACAGACGCTGGCTGTCGCAAATTACATCTAGCTCACAGGCTAGAGAACGTGGCGTGCACACTGGAAGGAGAAGAGACCAGTGCCTGCTGA